In a single window of the Gossypium hirsutum isolate 1008001.06 chromosome D02, Gossypium_hirsutum_v2.1, whole genome shotgun sequence genome:
- the LOC107908031 gene encoding 60S ribosomal protein L30-like, whose translation MLIHFYVVDDGILMQKKTHESINNRLALVMKSGKYTLGYKTILKSLRSSKGKLIIIANNCPPLRKSVIEYYAMLCKVGVHHYNGNNVDLGIACGKYFRVCCLSIIDPGKYKGIDDNMFNLHISHAANM comes from the exons ATGCTAATTCATTTTTATGTTGTTGATGATGGTATTTTGATGCAGAAGAAAACCCATGAAAGCATTAACAACAGATTGGCTCTCGTTATGAAAAGTGGGAAATACACTTTGGGTTACAAAACTATTCTCAAATCTCTTAGAAGCTCCAAAG GTAAGTTGATTATTATTGCCAACAACTGCCCTCCTCTTAGGAAGTCAGTGATCGAGTATTATGCCATGTTGTGCAAAGTTGGAGTTCACCACTACAATGGAA ACAACGTAGATTTGGGAATTGCTTGTGGCAAATATTTCAGAGTGTGCTGCCTCAGCATTATTGACCCTGGTAAATATAAGGGCATTGATGATAACATGTTCAATTTACATATTTCACATGCTGCCAATATGTGA